Proteins encoded by one window of Cheilinus undulatus linkage group 13, ASM1832078v1, whole genome shotgun sequence:
- the wnt9a gene encoding protein Wnt-9a, giving the protein MLDGHLLLGWLSFTVIVYLLNLPGPTAAYFGLTGNEPLSILPLNSLPEENVGRAHYKLCDRLKLEKKQRRMCRRDPGVAETLREAITMSALECQYQFRFERWNCTLEGRHRANILKRGFKETAFLYAISSAGLTHALAKACSAGRMERCTCDEAPDLENRKAWQWGGCGDNLKYANKFVKDFLGKRSNKDLRARVDMHNTNVGMKVIKAGVETTCKCHGVSGSCTVQTCWRQLQPFHEIGKQLKQRYETSIKVGSSTNEATGEGEISTGRSQGQQPQPPPGLNDPIPRTMDLLHIEDSPSFCRPSKYSSGTAARKCYKDKNCDAICCGRGHNTQSREVTRPCQCQVRWCCYVECKQCTQREEVYTCKG; this is encoded by the exons GTTGACAGGTAATGAGCCGTTGTCTATCCTGCCTCTGAACTCTCTACCAGAGGAGAACGTGGGCAGGGCCCACTACAAGCTGTGCGACCGGCTCAAACTGGAAAAGAAGCAGCGCAGGATGTGCAGACGAGACCCGGGCGTGGCCGAGACCCTGAGAGAGGCCATCACCATGAGCGCCCTAGAATGCCAGTATCAATTCCGCTTTGAGAGGTGGAACTGCACCTTAGAGGGGCGCCACCGGGCCAATATACTCAAGAGAG GATTTAAAGAGACAGCCTTCTTGTATGCCATCTCCTCAGCAGGCCTGACTCATGCATTAGCCAAAGCGTGCAGTGCGGGACGCATGGAGCGCTGCACTTGTGACGAGGCCCCTGACCTGGAGAATAGAAAGGCGTGGCAGTGGGGGGGCTGTGGTGACAACCTAAAATACGCCAACAAGTTTGTTAAGGACTTCCTGGGCAAACGCTCCAACAAAGACCTGCGCGCACGCGTGGACATGCACAACACTAATGTGGGCATGAAG GTAATCAAGGCTGGAGTTGAGACCACCTGCAAGTGCCACGGTGTCTCTGGCTCCTGCACTGTCCAGACCTGCTGGAGGCAGCTCCAGCCCTTCCACGAGATCGGCAAGCAGCTGAAGCAGCGTTACGAGACCTCCATCAAGGTCGGAAGCTCCACTAACGAGGCTACGGGGGAGGGAGAGATCTCCACTGGCCGGAGCCAGGGGCAACAACCGCAGCCCCCGCCTGGGCTGAACGATCCAATCCCTCGCACCATGGACCTGCTCCACATCGAGGACTCACCCAGTTTCTGTAGACCCAGCAAATACTCGTCGGGCACTGCGGCCCGTAAGTGTTATAAGGATAAGAACTGCGATGCAATCTGCTGCGGGCGAGGACATAACACACAAAGCAGGGAGGTGACCCGGCCCTGCCAGTGCCAGGTGCGCTGGTGCTGCTATGTCGAATGCAAGCAGTGCACACAGAGGGAGGAGGTTTATACCTgcaaagggtaa